The proteins below come from a single Carnobacterium divergens DSM 20623 genomic window:
- a CDS encoding M42 family metallopeptidase has translation MEKTTIKWVETLTTIPSPTGNTYEIINYIKKYLETLGYETKVNHKGSLIVTVKGTNHEQHRFVTAHVDTLGAMVRGIKPDGRLKLDLVGGFKYNAIEGEYCQIQTTHGKTYSGTILMHQTSVHVYKDAGTAERNQENMEVRIDEKVRSKEETEKLGIQVGDFVSFDPRTEITKAGFIKSRHLDDKVSVAILLQLLTKLKKEQLSLPHTTHFFISNNEEIGYGGNSNINDKVVEYLAVDMGAMGDDQQTDEYSVSICVKDGSGPYHYELRKQLTELCEANQIPYQLDIYPYYGSDASAAMRAGADVKHALIGAGIDSSHAYERTHEESIVATEQLVEAYLFTKII, from the coding sequence ATGGAAAAAACAACAATTAAATGGGTGGAAACGTTAACAACTATCCCTTCACCTACTGGAAATACTTATGAAATTATCAACTATATTAAGAAGTATCTTGAAACACTTGGATATGAAACAAAAGTCAATCATAAAGGGAGTTTAATTGTCACTGTTAAGGGCACTAATCATGAACAACACCGTTTTGTGACGGCTCACGTTGACACGCTAGGTGCAATGGTAAGAGGGATTAAGCCTGACGGTCGCTTAAAACTAGATTTAGTTGGTGGGTTTAAATACAATGCAATCGAAGGGGAATACTGCCAAATTCAAACAACGCATGGAAAAACATATAGTGGAACAATTTTAATGCACCAAACGAGCGTTCATGTGTATAAAGATGCAGGCACTGCGGAACGCAATCAAGAAAATATGGAAGTACGAATAGATGAAAAAGTTCGCTCTAAAGAAGAAACAGAAAAACTAGGGATTCAAGTAGGAGATTTTGTTAGTTTTGATCCACGAACAGAAATTACAAAAGCAGGTTTTATTAAATCACGTCATTTAGACGATAAGGTTAGTGTGGCTATTTTACTTCAATTGTTAACAAAATTAAAAAAAGAACAACTTAGTCTGCCACATACAACCCACTTCTTTATTTCAAATAACGAAGAAATTGGGTATGGTGGAAATTCAAATATTAACGATAAGGTAGTAGAGTATCTAGCTGTTGATATGGGAGCGATGGGAGACGATCAACAAACCGATGAATACTCAGTTTCAATTTGTGTTAAAGATGGTAGCGGACCGTATCATTATGAATTGAGAAAGCAATTAACTGAGTTATGTGAAGCGAATCAAATTCCTTATCAATTGGATATTTATCCTTATTATGGCAGTGATGCATCTGCTGCAATGCGGGCTGGAGCCGATGTGAAACATGCTTTGATTGGTGCAGGCATTGATTCAAGTCATGCTTACGAACGAACACATGAAGAATCAATTGTTGCAACTGAACAGTTAGTTGAAGCGTATTTATTTACTAAAATAATTTAA
- a CDS encoding ComEC/Rec2 family competence protein — protein MATKRKKNKKLTKKQRFQLKASFVLLAMILCIMIGVVIGRNTDPNASLVDKVVQLPNELKEMILKETEYQPVEVPKKESTSSNENAIFRFLDIGQGDATLIQASDGTTILIDTGRYDDKEKRIIDYLNQYVGTGGKIDLLIFTHNDSDHIGNGDLVLKYFDVKEVWMNGHDATTKVYEKLLDAIAEKDTAYFEPKAGLTKAIGPFELEVFNPTDEAKSNQNDDSIITRVTIGEFSGMFPGDAAKRVEKQLLANGKSLSSTLLHIGHHGSKESSSTDWLAAVNPKVAIYSAGLNNTYHHPNIEAMERINALGIPVYGTDINGTITVSVAKDGSYTVEPTKK, from the coding sequence GTGGCAACCAAACGAAAAAAAAATAAAAAATTAACAAAAAAACAACGATTTCAGTTAAAAGCATCTTTTGTTTTATTAGCAATGATTCTTTGTATCATGATTGGAGTTGTTATTGGACGAAATACAGATCCTAATGCGTCCTTAGTCGATAAAGTTGTTCAGTTACCTAATGAGCTAAAAGAAATGATTCTAAAAGAAACTGAGTATCAGCCAGTAGAAGTTCCTAAAAAAGAATCTACAAGCAGTAATGAAAATGCTATTTTTAGGTTTTTAGATATTGGACAAGGAGATGCTACGTTAATTCAAGCTTCAGATGGTACGACAATCTTAATTGATACAGGGCGTTACGACGATAAAGAAAAACGAATCATAGATTATTTAAATCAATATGTTGGAACAGGTGGTAAAATTGATTTATTGATTTTTACTCATAATGATTCAGATCATATCGGAAATGGCGATTTGGTATTGAAATATTTTGATGTGAAAGAAGTTTGGATGAATGGCCACGACGCAACGACAAAGGTATACGAAAAATTACTGGATGCAATCGCTGAAAAGGATACGGCTTATTTTGAACCAAAAGCAGGATTAACAAAAGCTATCGGACCATTTGAATTAGAAGTGTTTAATCCAACAGATGAAGCTAAAAGCAATCAAAATGATGATTCAATCATCACTAGAGTAACGATAGGAGAATTTAGTGGAATGTTTCCAGGAGATGCTGCTAAGCGCGTTGAAAAGCAATTGTTGGCGAATGGGAAATCACTAAGTTCAACCCTGCTTCATATTGGCCATCATGGGTCAAAAGAAAGCAGTAGTACCGATTGGTTAGCTGCTGTTAATCCAAAAGTTGCAATCTACTCAGCGGGACTTAACAATACCTATCATCATCCTAATATAGAAGCAATGGAGCGAATCAATGCATTAGGTATTCCGGTATACGGAACGGATATCAATGGAACGATTACGGTTTCAGTTGCCAAAGATGGAAGTTATACAGTAGAGCCAACAAAAAAATAA
- a CDS encoding GNAT family N-acetyltransferase: MNFIWTTDLQSTTYQDALKIRKKVFVEEQQVDLSIEIDDLEDQTFHVTGYLNEKAVATARLYPVTATEFKVQRVAVSNTYRGQQLGQQLMKEIERFAKENQKDTLILGAQDQAIGFYEKLGYHTYGEGFLDAGIPHHMMKKELI; this comes from the coding sequence TTGAACTTTATATGGACAACCGATTTACAATCAACTACGTATCAAGATGCTTTGAAAATTCGCAAAAAAGTTTTTGTTGAAGAACAGCAAGTAGACTTATCAATTGAAATAGATGATTTAGAAGATCAAACATTTCATGTAACAGGATACCTCAATGAAAAAGCTGTTGCTACTGCACGCTTATACCCTGTTACAGCCACAGAATTTAAAGTTCAGCGAGTTGCGGTTTCCAACACCTACCGCGGACAGCAATTAGGACAACAATTAATGAAAGAAATTGAACGTTTTGCCAAAGAAAATCAAAAGGACACTTTAATTTTAGGCGCGCAAGATCAAGCTATTGGTTTTTATGAAAAATTAGGCTATCACACATACGGAGAAGGTTTTTTAGACGCTGGAATTCCTCATCATATGATGAAAAAAGAACTTATATAA
- a CDS encoding CYTH domain-containing protein has product MSEQVEIEFKNMITLSEYKKLLQLFHAKEEDFFYQSNSYFDTPDWQLKLKHAGLRIRLLPEYAELTLKTPFENDLLETTDSFTLEEGKKMIQQGKIKSSGFVYTKLISLGINPDELRLLGNLATTRYEHKTKEGLFVLDHSVYCNQEDYELEFETAHHEEGKKIFQQFLIDQAIPTRPSKHKIARMIEANHQL; this is encoded by the coding sequence ATGAGTGAACAAGTCGAAATTGAATTTAAAAATATGATCACATTGTCCGAATACAAAAAATTACTTCAATTATTTCATGCAAAAGAGGAGGATTTTTTTTATCAATCTAATAGCTACTTTGATACTCCAGATTGGCAATTAAAATTGAAACATGCTGGGTTAAGAATTAGATTATTACCTGAGTATGCTGAACTAACCTTAAAAACCCCCTTTGAAAACGATCTACTAGAAACAACAGATTCGTTTACATTAGAAGAAGGAAAAAAAATGATTCAACAAGGTAAGATTAAATCTTCTGGCTTTGTTTATACTAAATTAATTTCTCTAGGAATTAATCCGGATGAATTACGCTTGCTAGGAAATTTAGCAACTACTCGTTACGAACATAAAACAAAAGAAGGCTTGTTTGTTTTAGATCACAGTGTTTATTGCAATCAAGAAGATTACGAATTAGAATTTGAAACTGCTCATCATGAAGAAGGAAAAAAAATCTTCCAACAATTTTTAATCGATCAAGCTATTCCTACTCGTCCGTCAAAACATAAAATTGCTCGGATGATTGAAGCCAATCACCAACTATAA
- the mgtE gene encoding magnesium transporter — protein sequence MNEAQLEIEERLERMKELLNAENMPDFRDEFLALHSYEQGQVYLGLTKEERQKTYHYLSPNELGDMFEVIEEDEESVEEYLREMNPNYAADMLGAMYADNAVDILKQLNKHQVKVYLDLMPEENASEIKELLHYEDETAGSIMTTEFVSIVANQTVRSAMAILKSKAPEAETIYYIYVVDSEEVLVGVISLRDLIINEDDQLIADLMSEHPVAVKVTDDQNDVAKTIRDYDFLAVPVVDEVDHLLGIITVDDIIDVIDDEATSDYSGLAGVDVEETTENPFIAASKRLPWLITLLFLGMSTASLISRYEVMVSDASILAVFISLITGTAGNAGTQSLAVAVRKLATQDDSNTNFGKMIFSEIMTGLVTGLVTGITIFVVVGIWKHNFILGFVIGMAMLCAITVANLAGSLIPILMDRLGFDPAVASGPFITTLSDLTSVLIYFNIAALFMSYFVGQ from the coding sequence TTGAATGAAGCTCAGTTAGAAATAGAAGAACGTTTGGAAAGAATGAAAGAGTTATTAAATGCTGAAAATATGCCCGATTTCAGAGATGAGTTTTTAGCACTTCATTCCTATGAACAGGGTCAGGTCTATCTAGGTTTAACAAAAGAAGAACGTCAAAAAACGTATCACTATCTATCTCCTAATGAGTTAGGTGATATGTTTGAAGTAATTGAAGAAGATGAGGAATCAGTTGAAGAATATCTAAGAGAAATGAATCCTAATTATGCTGCGGATATGCTAGGCGCAATGTATGCTGATAATGCTGTTGATATTTTAAAACAATTAAATAAACATCAAGTTAAAGTCTATTTAGATTTAATGCCGGAAGAAAATGCGAGTGAAATTAAAGAATTGCTTCACTACGAAGATGAGACGGCTGGCTCTATTATGACGACGGAATTTGTTTCAATCGTTGCGAATCAAACGGTTCGTTCAGCAATGGCCATTTTAAAAAGTAAAGCACCAGAAGCAGAGACAATTTACTATATTTATGTCGTTGACAGTGAAGAGGTTTTAGTTGGGGTTATTTCATTAAGAGATTTAATTATTAATGAAGACGATCAATTGATTGCTGACTTAATGAGTGAACATCCAGTGGCAGTTAAAGTAACGGATGATCAAAATGATGTTGCAAAAACGATTCGAGATTATGATTTCTTAGCAGTACCCGTTGTTGACGAAGTTGATCACCTGTTAGGGATTATTACCGTTGATGATATTATCGATGTTATTGATGACGAAGCGACCAGTGATTATTCTGGTTTGGCTGGGGTCGATGTTGAGGAGACAACTGAAAATCCATTTATTGCGGCATCTAAACGATTGCCATGGTTAATTACGCTATTATTTTTAGGAATGAGCACAGCGTCACTCATTAGTCGCTATGAAGTGATGGTAAGTGATGCAAGCATTTTAGCAGTATTTATTTCGTTGATTACTGGGACAGCTGGAAATGCAGGGACGCAATCCTTAGCCGTTGCAGTTCGTAAGCTAGCAACACAAGATGACAGCAATACAAATTTTGGGAAAATGATTTTCAGTGAGATTATGACAGGACTCGTAACTGGACTCGTAACTGGAATCACAATCTTTGTGGTTGTTGGGATTTGGAAGCACAACTTTATTTTAGGTTTTGTCATCGGTATGGCGATGCTTTGTGCAATCACAGTGGCGAATTTAGCAGGAAGCTTGATTCCAATTTTAATGGATCGATTAGGTTTTGATCCTGCAGTAGCTAGCGGCCCCTTTATAACAACATTAAGTGATCTAACAAGTGTGTTGATTTATTTTAATATTGCGGCATTATTTATGTCTTATTTTGTAGGTCAATAA
- a CDS encoding GTP pyrophosphokinase, giving the protein MIENWDEFFAPYQQAVDELKVKLKGIRKQFRQESLHTPIEFVTGRVKPKDSILAKARLRNISIDRLETDMQDIAGLRIMCQFVDDIHEVVRLLRNRHDIHIIEERDYITNNKESGYRSYHVVLEYPVQLIAGEKKILVEIQIRTLSMNFWATIEHSLNYKYQGEFPEDINVRLQRAAEAAFQLDEEMSQIRVEIQEAQRLFSHNKGYQEENGKK; this is encoded by the coding sequence ATGATAGAAAATTGGGATGAGTTTTTTGCGCCATATCAACAAGCTGTTGACGAATTAAAAGTAAAATTAAAAGGAATTCGAAAACAATTCAGGCAGGAAAGTTTACACACACCAATCGAATTTGTAACGGGTCGAGTGAAACCTAAAGATAGCATTTTAGCAAAAGCGAGATTACGAAACATTTCAATCGATCGTTTAGAAACGGATATGCAAGACATCGCTGGGCTAAGAATTATGTGCCAGTTTGTGGATGATATTCATGAAGTTGTGCGCTTGCTTCGCAATCGCCATGATATTCATATTATTGAAGAACGAGATTATATTACGAATAATAAGGAAAGTGGATATCGATCTTATCATGTTGTGTTAGAGTATCCCGTACAATTGATTGCTGGTGAAAAGAAAATTTTAGTTGAAATTCAAATTAGAACTTTATCAATGAATTTCTGGGCAACAATTGAACATTCCTTAAACTATAAATATCAAGGCGAATTTCCAGAAGACATCAATGTACGATTACAAAGAGCCGCAGAAGCTGCTTTTCAATTAGATGAAGAAATGTCCCAAATACGAGTAGAAATTCAAGAAGCACAGCGTTTATTCTCACACAATAAAGGGTATCAAGAAGAAAATGGCAAAAAATAA
- the pepF gene encoding oligoendopeptidase F, translating into MTETKKLPLRNEVPENLTWDLDVIFKSDEEFNQNYLLLEEKLKKVDQVKGKIGMNSDLFLQGINFLLDVSNDLETLYVYAHLKNDQDTNNDTYQGIYERASALATKVSESLSWFEPEVLEIPPEKLESFFKENTELKPYQHFINQMTSARSHVLSSNEEALLAGAGEIFTASSRTFNVLNNADIKFPIIKDENGENVQLSHGVYGQLMESTNREVRQSAFQNLSKTYAGLKNTFASTLSSHVKYHNYNAKVHHYDSARAKALAANDIPEAVYDTLLAVVDENLPLLHRYVALRKDVLDVDTLHMYDMYTPITGEATIKFSYDEAKKMTLEALAPLGEDYLKIVEEAFTNRWIDVVENEGKRSGAYSSGAYETNPYILMNWHDTLDQLFTLVHEMGHSVHSYYTRKNQPYVYGDYSIFLAEIASTTNENILTEYLLETQTDPKIRAYVLNHYLDGFKGTIFRQTQFAEFEHFIHEQAAKGIPLTSEFMSDYYAKLNARYYGEAVEKDPEIAVEWARIPHFYYNYYVYQYATGFSAASALSAKILNKEEHALEKYLNYLKSGSSDFPIEVMKKAGVDMTNKTYIEEAMAVFESRLNEFESLIKNKK; encoded by the coding sequence ATGACAGAGACAAAAAAACTACCACTTCGCAATGAAGTTCCTGAAAATTTAACGTGGGATTTAGACGTTATCTTTAAATCAGATGAAGAGTTCAATCAAAATTATTTACTTTTGGAAGAAAAGTTAAAAAAAGTTGATCAAGTAAAAGGTAAAATTGGAATGAATTCTGATTTGTTTTTACAAGGAATTAACTTTTTGCTAGATGTATCTAATGATTTAGAGACGTTATATGTTTATGCGCATTTAAAAAATGATCAAGATACAAATAATGATACGTATCAAGGGATTTATGAACGTGCATCAGCACTTGCAACGAAAGTTAGCGAAAGTTTATCTTGGTTTGAGCCTGAAGTATTGGAAATTCCTCCTGAAAAATTAGAAAGCTTTTTTAAAGAAAATACAGAATTAAAACCGTACCAACATTTTATCAATCAGATGACTAGCGCTAGATCCCATGTCTTATCTTCAAATGAAGAGGCTTTACTGGCAGGAGCAGGGGAAATTTTTACGGCATCTAGTCGGACGTTTAATGTATTGAATAATGCAGATATCAAGTTTCCAATTATAAAAGATGAGAACGGAGAAAATGTTCAACTATCTCATGGCGTCTATGGTCAATTAATGGAAAGTACAAATCGTGAAGTTCGTCAGTCTGCTTTTCAAAATTTGTCTAAAACCTATGCAGGCTTGAAAAATACATTTGCAAGTACGTTATCTTCTCATGTGAAATACCACAATTACAATGCTAAGGTGCATCATTATGATTCAGCAAGAGCTAAAGCATTAGCTGCAAACGACATCCCAGAAGCTGTTTACGATACTTTATTAGCAGTGGTTGATGAAAATTTACCTTTGCTGCACCGTTATGTAGCATTGCGTAAAGATGTATTAGATGTTGATACTCTGCATATGTATGATATGTACACACCTATCACAGGTGAAGCAACAATTAAATTTTCATATGATGAAGCTAAAAAGATGACCTTGGAAGCTTTAGCTCCTTTAGGAGAGGACTATTTGAAAATTGTCGAAGAAGCCTTCACTAACCGCTGGATTGATGTTGTTGAGAATGAAGGGAAACGTAGTGGTGCCTATTCATCAGGAGCCTATGAAACAAACCCTTATATTTTAATGAATTGGCACGACACATTAGATCAATTATTTACATTAGTTCATGAAATGGGGCATAGTGTTCATAGCTATTATACAAGGAAGAATCAACCTTATGTTTATGGAGATTATTCTATTTTCTTAGCAGAAATTGCGTCCACAACAAACGAAAATATTTTAACTGAGTATTTATTGGAAACTCAGACTGATCCCAAAATTCGTGCTTATGTATTAAATCATTATCTAGATGGATTCAAAGGAACTATTTTCCGTCAGACACAATTTGCTGAATTTGAACATTTTATTCACGAACAAGCAGCTAAGGGGATTCCATTGACAAGTGAATTTATGTCAGATTATTATGCCAAATTGAATGCACGTTATTACGGAGAAGCAGTTGAAAAAGATCCAGAGATTGCAGTAGAATGGGCGAGAATTCCACATTTTTATTACAATTATTATGTCTATCAATATGCAACCGGATTTTCAGCAGCCTCTGCTTTATCAGCGAAAATTTTAAATAAAGAAGAACATGCTCTTGAAAAATATCTTAATTATTTAAAATCAGGAAGTAGTGATTTCCCAATCGAAGTGATGAAAAAAGCGGGTGTGGACATGACGAATAAAACATATATTGAAGAAGCAATGGCTGTGTTTGAAAGTCGATTGAATGAATTTGAATCTTTAATAAAAAATAAAAAATAA
- a CDS encoding RluA family pseudouridine synthase — protein sequence MKFSWIYPLKESYQVKTFLRTKGVSRGLLAKVKFQGGKITVNHQEVNAIFYLKENDLVEMTVPDEEGYETTFPAEHPIDIVYEDEHYLIVNKPYGVVSIPSQVHPEGSMANRVKGYYCRQNYKDQVVHIVTRLDRDTTGLMLFAKHGYAHALMDNALRERTLLKHYSALVTGNVANDHGKIEAPIGRPTDSIIKRIVTPNGRTALTEYWVKERYQEATLVDIQLHTGRTHQIRVHFAHIGHPLVGDDLYGGVHDQWLSRQALHCHELQFIHPFTMEKTLVTAPYPIDMQQWTENMSITKMNH from the coding sequence ATGAAATTTAGTTGGATTTACCCGTTAAAAGAGTCTTATCAAGTGAAAACATTTTTACGTACGAAAGGTGTTTCAAGAGGTTTATTAGCCAAAGTGAAATTTCAAGGTGGAAAAATTACTGTCAATCACCAAGAAGTAAATGCTATTTTTTATTTAAAAGAAAATGATTTAGTAGAAATGACAGTGCCAGACGAAGAGGGCTACGAAACGACCTTTCCAGCAGAGCATCCTATTGATATTGTTTATGAAGATGAACACTATTTGATTGTTAATAAACCATACGGCGTCGTATCGATTCCTTCTCAAGTTCATCCTGAAGGAAGTATGGCAAATCGCGTTAAAGGGTATTATTGCCGACAAAATTATAAAGACCAAGTGGTTCATATTGTCACGCGTTTAGATCGTGATACGACGGGGTTGATGTTATTTGCAAAACATGGTTATGCCCACGCATTAATGGATAATGCTTTAAGAGAGCGAACGCTTTTAAAACACTATTCAGCTTTAGTAACAGGAAATGTAGCAAACGATCATGGGAAGATAGAGGCTCCTATTGGAAGACCTACAGATTCTATTATCAAAAGAATAGTGACACCGAATGGAAGAACGGCTTTAACAGAATATTGGGTAAAGGAGCGTTATCAAGAAGCAACTTTGGTAGATATTCAATTGCATACTGGCAGAACTCATCAAATTAGGGTTCATTTTGCCCATATAGGTCATCCTTTAGTAGGCGATGATCTATATGGTGGTGTCCATGATCAATGGCTAAGCCGTCAAGCACTCCATTGCCATGAGTTGCAATTTATTCATCCCTTTACAATGGAAAAAACGCTTGTAACAGCTCCTTATCCAATAGATATGCAGCAATGGACAGAAAATATGTCTATTACCAAAATGAATCATTAG
- a CDS encoding DsbA family protein: MRTQPQNSKANTPDFKQIIEIYLFINPLGSKCYQAEKELLTFIESKTDKKVHFRFIPFHNLQTVSNYMRFHQLPEKNLDLRNEICNNTYGACLAYKAALMQGKKKGRTFLMNLQKAIVEDKCVFNETLLKTIAQQSQLDVEMFLEDKQSDFAKRDYEKDQQIAREMTIQCTPSLVLFDNQTDDYGLLLDNECISLDLVNKLCDSSSSIRDNHKKIMSQDTLVTTITENHLRVLGS, encoded by the coding sequence ATGCGAACACAACCCCAAAACTCAAAAGCAAATACTCCTGACTTCAAACAAATAATTGAAATCTATTTATTTATTAATCCGTTAGGTTCTAAATGTTATCAAGCCGAAAAAGAGTTATTAACTTTTATAGAATCAAAAACTGATAAAAAGGTCCATTTTAGGTTTATTCCGTTTCACAATCTTCAAACAGTTTCGAATTACATGAGATTTCATCAGCTACCTGAAAAAAACTTAGACTTGAGAAATGAAATTTGTAATAATACGTATGGTGCGTGTCTAGCATACAAAGCTGCTTTGATGCAAGGGAAGAAAAAAGGACGCACTTTTTTAATGAATTTGCAAAAAGCGATTGTTGAAGATAAATGCGTGTTTAACGAAACCTTACTAAAAACAATTGCACAACAAAGTCAATTAGATGTTGAAATGTTTTTAGAGGACAAGCAATCAGACTTCGCTAAACGAGACTATGAAAAAGACCAACAAATCGCAAGAGAGATGACTATTCAATGTACACCATCTTTAGTTCTATTTGATAATCAAACAGATGATTACGGATTACTTCTTGATAATGAATGTATTTCGTTAGATTTAGTAAACAAACTGTGTGATTCATCCAGCTCAATTCGCGACAATCATAAAAAAATAATGTCTCAAGATACTTTGGTTACTACGATTACAGAAAATCATTTACGTGTATTAGGTTCTTAA
- a CDS encoding NAD kinase, which produces MRIAIIHNHNKKSVAVAQELRALCLKNRLTLEEKNPDLVITVGGDGTLLSAFHRYAHLLDQVRFVGVHTGHLGFYTDWRDFELEELVESLVKDQGESVSYPLLDVKVSYQDQVEEAHFFALNESTLKRIDGTMVCDVYIKDEWFERFRGDGMCVSTPTGSTAYNKSVGGAVIHPRLEAIQLTEIASINNRVFRTLSSPMIVAPNEWIQLRPASEDGFILTIDQLTSSEKNIIAINYRIAKERIHFARYRHTHFWSRVEDAFIGAKHSHEI; this is translated from the coding sequence GTGCGAATTGCAATTATTCACAATCATAATAAAAAATCAGTTGCTGTTGCTCAGGAATTAAGGGCGCTCTGTTTGAAGAATCGTTTAACATTAGAAGAAAAAAATCCTGATTTAGTCATTACGGTTGGTGGAGATGGCACATTGTTGTCAGCTTTTCATCGCTATGCTCACTTATTAGATCAAGTTCGATTTGTTGGAGTTCACACAGGACACTTAGGTTTTTATACGGACTGGCGAGATTTTGAATTAGAAGAGCTTGTTGAAAGTTTAGTGAAAGATCAAGGAGAAAGCGTAAGTTATCCGTTATTAGACGTTAAAGTTTCTTATCAAGATCAGGTGGAAGAGGCGCATTTTTTTGCTTTAAATGAATCAACTTTGAAACGTATCGATGGTACAATGGTGTGCGATGTTTATATTAAAGATGAGTGGTTTGAGCGTTTTAGAGGAGACGGAATGTGTGTTTCAACGCCAACAGGATCAACGGCCTATAATAAATCTGTTGGTGGAGCAGTTATTCATCCCCGCTTAGAAGCTATTCAATTAACGGAAATTGCTTCAATTAACAACCGAGTTTTCCGTACACTCAGTTCACCGATGATTGTCGCACCAAATGAATGGATTCAATTAAGACCTGCTTCAGAAGATGGTTTTATTTTAACCATTGATCAATTAACCTCATCAGAAAAAAATATTATTGCTATTAACTACCGAATTGCGAAAGAACGAATTCATTTTGCTCGTTATCGTCATACTCATTTCTGGAGTAGAGTAGAAGATGCATTTATTGGAGCGAAACATAGTCATGAAATTTAG
- a CDS encoding DUF3006 family protein, with amino-acid sequence MKVVLEEIENSIARLIPDDGQSPMYVLENELPKELQVGDVLELTYQRIDGKLIKSIQRLENEKEGRLKKMKEKRKALLNRTKK; translated from the coding sequence ATGAAAGTAGTCCTAGAAGAAATTGAAAACTCAATTGCTCGCTTAATTCCAGACGATGGACAAAGTCCAATGTATGTATTGGAAAATGAACTTCCTAAAGAATTGCAAGTAGGGGACGTTTTAGAGTTAACCTACCAGCGAATTGATGGGAAACTTATTAAAAGTATTCAACGTTTAGAGAATGAAAAAGAAGGACGTTTAAAGAAAATGAAAGAAAAAAGAAAAGCTTTATTAAATCGAACAAAAAAATAA